The Flavobacterium jumunjinense genome includes a region encoding these proteins:
- a CDS encoding metallophosphoesterase family protein — protein MKKILLLSDTHSYIDEQIMKYVRLADEIWHAGDIGDLIVTDTIKKEKPLRAVFGNIDNHEARKEFPLHNRFMCEGVDVWITHIGGYPDKYNIEVRDEIRKNPPKIFISGHSHILKVMPDKKLGLLHMNPGAIGKHGFHQVRTMLRFEIDGDKIQNLEVIEVGKSNSKQ, from the coding sequence ATGAAGAAAATTTTATTGCTTTCAGATACTCATAGTTATATTGATGAGCAAATTATGAAATATGTACGTCTTGCAGATGAAATTTGGCATGCAGGCGATATTGGAGATTTAATTGTTACCGATACTATAAAAAAAGAAAAACCACTTCGAGCTGTTTTTGGAAATATAGACAACCATGAAGCCCGAAAAGAATTTCCGTTACACAATCGTTTTATGTGTGAAGGTGTTGATGTGTGGATTACGCATATTGGTGGTTATCCAGACAAATATAATATTGAAGTGAGAGATGAGATTAGAAAGAATCCTCCTAAAATTTTTATTTCTGGTCACTCTCATATTTTGAAAGTAATGCCCGATAAGAAATTAGGTTTACTACACATGAATCCTGGTGCTATTGGCAAACATGGGTTTCATCAAGTGAGAACCATGTTACGTTTTGAAATTGATGGCGATAAAATTCAAAATTTAGAAGTGATTGAAGTTGGGAAAAGTAATAGCAAACAATAG
- a CDS encoding GYF domain-containing protein has translation MKSIYIISDDKKIGPLNFSDLIDHEINEKTLIWYEGKEDWQPASEILELKEFLQSKSFMNSIDVIPPNIDYLVDGNQRKAEEFIKVNKKLFLSYVLVILVIVITTFFLFFHFQKASEKENLLKEELIIKNNNKIRLLEDSIYRLNEMNANYEFMEYEKKLEEEIGKKQHQIMQLSNSVLEALENLSKAKKILKTAYENRDYGNVNDRIKDINFAKEEVEIWTNKVFQLEKELKKVETF, from the coding sequence ATGAAATCGATTTATATTATTTCCGATGATAAAAAAATAGGGCCTTTAAATTTTTCTGATTTAATAGATCATGAAATAAATGAAAAAACATTAATATGGTACGAAGGTAAAGAGGATTGGCAGCCAGCTTCTGAAATTCTTGAATTAAAAGAATTCTTGCAATCCAAATCATTCATGAATAGTATAGATGTTATTCCTCCAAATATTGATTACTTAGTTGATGGAAATCAGAGAAAAGCTGAAGAGTTCATAAAAGTTAATAAGAAACTATTCTTGAGTTATGTGCTTGTTATTCTGGTGATTGTAATAACTACATTCTTTTTGTTTTTTCATTTTCAAAAAGCAAGTGAAAAAGAAAATCTTTTAAAAGAAGAATTGATAATAAAAAACAATAATAAAATAAGGCTTTTAGAAGATTCTATTTATAGATTGAACGAGATGAATGCAAATTATGAATTCATGGAGTATGAGAAAAAATTAGAAGAAGAAATCGGTAAGAAACAACATCAGATTATGCAACTTTCTAACTCAGTTTTAGAAGCGCTTGAAAATCTTTCTAAAGCAAAAAAAATATTGAAGACTGCTTATGAAAATCGAGATTATGGAAATGTGAATGATAGAATTAAAGATATAAATTTTGCTAAAGAAGAAGTAGAAATTTGGACGAATAAGGTTTTTCAATTAGAAAAAGAATTAAAGAAGGTAGAAACGTTTTAA
- a CDS encoding exonuclease domain-containing protein: protein MYAILDIETTGGQYDEEGITEIAIYKYDGHEIVDQFISLVNPEKPIQPFVVKLTGINNAMLSSAPKFYEVAKRIIEITDGCVIVAHNAAFDYRILGTEFRRLGFPFKKSTLCTIELAKKLIPEQPSYSLGKLVRSLGIPIADRHRANGDAMATVKLFKLLLSKDSQKEIVKNYIKTEVKTGMSPKLLDIIDALPSKTGIYYIHNEKGEIIYIGKSKNIKKRVNQHFTGTNPKSKKIQRSVYTVTFEETGSELIALLKESEEIKVNKPIYNRAQRKTLFPWALYAEKNAKGYLSLKIAKSDGRKKELTSFSTALEGKKTLFKITEDFNLCQKINGLYDTKKSCFQYDVKQCFGACIDKEETDEYNKRVNQFIDTNTFNKNNLIITDRGRTHNERSAVLIEDGVYKGYCFYDLNHQIKNIEILRKLIIPMQNNRDTKNIIQSYLRKRKVMKVDTF, encoded by the coding sequence TTGTACGCAATACTCGACATAGAAACCACTGGAGGACAATACGATGAAGAAGGTATTACAGAAATTGCCATATATAAATATGATGGTCATGAAATAGTAGACCAATTCATTAGCCTTGTCAACCCAGAGAAACCCATTCAGCCTTTTGTTGTAAAGCTAACAGGGATAAACAATGCCATGCTTAGTTCTGCACCAAAGTTTTATGAAGTTGCCAAACGAATAATTGAAATTACAGATGGATGTGTTATTGTAGCACACAACGCCGCTTTCGATTATCGAATTTTAGGCACTGAATTTAGACGATTAGGATTTCCATTTAAAAAATCTACTCTTTGTACTATCGAATTGGCAAAAAAATTAATTCCAGAACAACCTTCTTATAGTTTAGGAAAACTCGTTCGTTCACTTGGAATTCCAATTGCAGACCGACATAGAGCAAATGGTGATGCTATGGCAACGGTTAAACTTTTTAAATTATTACTTTCTAAAGACAGTCAGAAAGAAATTGTAAAAAATTATATAAAAACCGAAGTAAAAACCGGAATGTCTCCAAAATTATTAGATATAATTGACGCGCTACCTTCTAAAACAGGTATCTATTATATTCATAATGAAAAAGGAGAAATTATCTATATTGGTAAAAGTAAGAACATCAAAAAACGCGTCAACCAACACTTTACAGGAACCAATCCTAAGAGTAAAAAAATTCAACGCTCTGTATATACTGTTACTTTTGAAGAAACAGGAAGCGAATTAATTGCTCTTTTAAAAGAAAGCGAAGAAATAAAAGTCAACAAACCTATCTACAATAGAGCACAACGAAAAACATTATTTCCTTGGGCTTTGTATGCTGAAAAAAATGCAAAAGGATATCTAAGCTTAAAAATCGCAAAATCAGATGGAAGAAAAAAAGAATTGACTTCATTTTCAACAGCCTTAGAAGGTAAAAAAACACTTTTCAAAATCACTGAAGACTTCAATTTGTGTCAAAAAATAAATGGTTTATATGACACTAAAAAAAGTTGTTTTCAATACGATGTTAAACAATGTTTTGGTGCTTGCATTGACAAAGAAGAAACTGATGAATATAATAAAAGAGTCAATCAATTTATAGATACTAATACTTTCAATAAAAACAATCTTATCATTACGGATAGAGGCAGAACACACAATGAAAGAAGTGCTGTACTAATCGAAGATGGTGTTTACAAAGGCTATTGTTTCTACGATTTAAATCATCAGATAAAAAATATTGAAATATTAAGAAAGCTAATCATTCCAATGCAAAACAATAGAGATACAAAAAACATCATTCAAAGCTATTTAAGAAAAAGAAAAGTCATGAAGGTAGACACCTTTTAA
- a CDS encoding alpha-ketoglutarate-dependent dioxygenase AlkB, with translation MKLPLNCSVEYISDFLNHEEAKELYEVLINEYNIENSRLIIEAGGKLIRTDSFKILFASERLIEINSHPENIHGKVHVWSGAMKKIKERVETLLDKEFELAMCIYYPNGEYFAPYHFDQQTSGYKTILPSISLGEVREFCFKSNETDEVYSLELANGSLLIMKDHAQDRYMHSLPQNSKYKNPRINITFREPSFK, from the coding sequence TTGAAATTACCATTAAACTGCTCTGTAGAGTATATAAGCGATTTTTTAAATCATGAAGAAGCAAAAGAACTCTATGAAGTACTTATAAATGAATATAATATTGAAAATTCAAGATTAATAATTGAAGCGGGAGGGAAGTTGATAAGAACTGATAGTTTTAAGATATTATTTGCATCTGAAAGATTAATCGAGATCAACAGTCATCCTGAAAATATTCATGGAAAAGTACATGTTTGGTCAGGAGCAATGAAAAAAATAAAGGAACGAGTAGAAACACTTCTAGATAAAGAGTTTGAATTGGCGATGTGTATTTATTATCCTAATGGCGAATACTTTGCTCCTTATCATTTTGATCAGCAAACATCTGGGTATAAAACAATTCTGCCTTCCATTAGTTTAGGAGAAGTTCGTGAGTTTTGTTTTAAATCAAACGAAACCGATGAGGTCTATTCCTTAGAACTAGCTAATGGGAGTTTATTGATAATGAAAGATCATGCACAAGATCGATATATGCATAGTTTGCCACAAAACTCAAAATATAAGAACCCAAGAATAAATATAACTTTTAGAGAACCAAGCTTTAAATAG
- a CDS encoding tRNA dihydrouridine synthase — protein MSITLLSSPLQGFTDFRFRNAQHKYFGGIDTYYAPYIRLDGKLVIKNAYQRDLQLENNDTLEVIPQVMTNDADEFLFVVKYIQELGYKELNWNLGCPYPMVTKRGMGSGLICDPAKIDHILNRVHNETDVIVSMKMRMGYENPEEILDVFPILDQYPLKNIAIHARIGKQLYNGGVNLEAFQRCTENTKHKLYYNGDITSVTKYREMKLRFPKIDHFMIGRGLIADPFLPSMIKNDTTEYPKDRWEIFSEFHDTIYHEYDAALSGPTPIKMKMLGFWGYFSNSFSDPQKTLKKIKKASSPRAYQEAVKEIFKREK, from the coding sequence ATGAGTATTACCCTACTTTCGTCTCCTTTACAAGGCTTTACCGATTTCCGTTTTAGAAATGCACAACATAAATATTTTGGTGGTATTGATACCTATTACGCTCCTTATATTCGTTTAGATGGAAAACTAGTTATTAAGAATGCTTATCAACGTGATTTGCAACTAGAAAATAACGATACACTTGAAGTTATTCCTCAAGTAATGACAAATGATGCCGATGAATTTTTATTTGTCGTTAAATATATTCAAGAACTAGGTTATAAAGAGCTTAATTGGAATTTGGGTTGTCCTTATCCTATGGTTACTAAACGAGGTATGGGTTCTGGACTCATTTGCGACCCAGCAAAAATTGATCATATTCTAAATCGTGTGCATAATGAAACAGATGTAATTGTTTCTATGAAAATGCGTATGGGGTATGAAAACCCAGAAGAAATTCTAGATGTTTTTCCTATTCTAGATCAATACCCTTTAAAAAATATTGCGATTCATGCTCGAATTGGTAAACAACTTTATAATGGAGGGGTCAATTTAGAGGCATTTCAACGTTGTACAGAAAATACTAAACATAAACTATATTATAACGGAGACATTACTTCTGTAACAAAATATAGAGAAATGAAACTACGTTTTCCTAAAATAGATCATTTTATGATTGGTAGAGGCTTAATTGCAGATCCTTTTTTACCAAGCATGATAAAAAATGATACTACAGAATATCCAAAAGACAGATGGGAAATTTTTAGCGAATTTCATGATACGATTTACCATGAATATGACGCGGCTCTTTCTGGACCAACACCTATAAAAATGAAAATGTTAGGCTTTTGGGGCTATTTTTCAAATTCATTTTCCGATCCGCAAAAAACACTTAAAAAAATTAAAAAAGCATCTAGTCCAAGAGCTTATCAAGAAGCAGTTAAGGAGATTTTTAAACGTGAAAAATAG
- a CDS encoding ion transporter, translating to MNEQKSAFQKFRQKTYIIIYGTNTFAGKAFDLILLGVIFLSVLLTMMETVKSFESKYHDIRIVLEWGITIFFTIEYFLRIISINKPLKYIFSLYGIIDLIATLPMYLAQVFAGSGVLSIVRSLRLLRLFKILKHPQFTGQSKQLRDAMYASKGKILVFIYFVLISTVLIGSVMYVVEGRENGFTSIPTSIYWTIVTLTTVGYGDISPVTPLGQFLASLVMVLGYGVIAVPTGIVSAEIAKLGSNTTTTTTTLQKNPCADCGMEDHQENAKYCHNCGNNLLDD from the coding sequence ATGAACGAACAGAAATCAGCTTTTCAAAAATTTCGACAAAAAACATATATTATTATATATGGTACAAACACATTTGCAGGTAAAGCTTTTGATTTAATTCTTCTTGGCGTTATTTTTCTAAGTGTACTTTTAACCATGATGGAAACAGTGAAAAGTTTCGAATCTAAATATCATGATATAAGAATTGTACTCGAATGGGGAATTACTATTTTCTTTACAATTGAATATTTCCTACGTATTATTTCTATAAATAAACCGCTAAAATACATTTTTAGCCTATATGGAATCATCGATTTAATTGCAACATTACCAATGTATTTAGCGCAAGTTTTTGCTGGTTCTGGTGTACTTTCAATTGTTCGTTCTTTACGATTACTAAGACTTTTCAAAATATTAAAACACCCACAATTCACAGGACAATCTAAACAACTAAGAGATGCAATGTATGCCAGCAAGGGCAAAATCCTAGTTTTTATCTATTTTGTACTTATTAGTACCGTTCTAATAGGTTCGGTAATGTATGTGGTTGAAGGAAGGGAAAATGGTTTCACAAGTATACCAACAAGTATCTATTGGACAATTGTTACGCTCACAACAGTAGGTTATGGAGATATTTCACCCGTTACACCGCTAGGGCAATTTCTAGCTTCATTAGTTATGGTTTTAGGATACGGAGTAATTGCTGTTCCAACAGGAATTGTTTCTGCCGAGATAGCTAAATTAGGCTCCAATACTACTACTACTACTACTACGCTTCAAAAAAATCCATGCGCAGATTGTGGTATGGAAGATCATCAAGAAAATGCTAAATACTGCCATAATTGTGGAAATAATCTTTTAGATGATTAA
- the miaA gene encoding tRNA (adenosine(37)-N6)-dimethylallyltransferase MiaA has protein sequence MPLPSGLLTILNFYTQLNNYLITIIGPTAIGKTALSIKLAQYFNCDIISCDSRQFFKEMKIGTAVPNEDELNAAKHHFIQNKSILENYSVGDFEEEALNKLDKLFEEKNIQIMVGGSGLYVDAVLKGFDEFPDINPSVRDTINTQFEEKGLTYLQDTLQNLDPSYYKTIAAENPQTFQNPQRMKRFVEVCIGTGKPYSSFIGKRKINRNFKPIIIGLEADREIMYDRINQRVDIMMNNGLLNEVTSLYNQKHLNALQTVGYRELFDYLDEKTTLPFAIEEIKKNTRRFSKRQITWFKRTENANWFDYLTPVEEIINTIKVTIS, from the coding sequence ATGCCGTTACCATCAGGGCTACTAACAATATTAAACTTTTATACACAATTGAATAATTACCTCATCACCATTATAGGACCAACTGCGATAGGAAAAACCGCATTAAGCATCAAATTAGCACAATATTTCAATTGTGATATAATTTCATGCGATAGTCGTCAGTTTTTTAAAGAAATGAAGATTGGAACAGCTGTGCCTAACGAAGACGAATTAAACGCTGCAAAACACCATTTCATTCAAAACAAATCCATCTTAGAAAACTATTCAGTTGGCGATTTTGAAGAAGAAGCCTTAAACAAACTAGACAAACTTTTTGAAGAAAAGAACATTCAAATAATGGTTGGTGGTTCTGGACTATATGTTGATGCTGTTTTAAAAGGATTTGATGAATTTCCAGATATTAATCCTTCAGTAAGAGATACGATAAATACACAATTTGAAGAGAAAGGCTTAACCTATCTTCAAGATACATTACAAAATTTAGATCCTAGTTATTATAAAACGATTGCAGCAGAAAATCCGCAAACATTTCAAAATCCACAAAGAATGAAACGTTTTGTAGAAGTTTGTATTGGCACTGGAAAACCATATTCTAGTTTTATTGGAAAACGAAAAATCAATAGAAACTTTAAACCAATTATTATTGGCCTAGAAGCAGATAGAGAAATCATGTATGATCGAATTAACCAACGTGTAGACATCATGATGAATAATGGTTTATTAAATGAAGTAACTTCTTTATACAATCAAAAACATTTGAATGCATTGCAAACGGTTGGTTATAGGGAATTATTCGACTATTTAGATGAAAAAACAACATTGCCTTTTGCTATTGAAGAAATAAAGAAAAATACAAGACGTTTTTCAAAACGACAAATTACTTGGTTTAAACGCACAGAAAATGCAAATTGGTTTGATTATTTAACACCTGTTGAAGAAATTATTAATACCATTAAAGTAACAATTTCGTAA
- a CDS encoding Imm17 family immunity protein codes for MEKLLSQAKEFMELNPEYGYILAGIVLLIVSIGNFLNWNWATSPADYKQRYWSSILGHDAFRRVMGLLFLIGSIACFTAFYLS; via the coding sequence ATGGAAAAATTATTAAGTCAAGCAAAAGAATTTATGGAACTAAATCCCGAGTATGGATATATACTTGCAGGAATTGTTCTTCTAATAGTTTCTATTGGTAACTTCTTAAATTGGAATTGGGCAACTTCTCCAGCAGATTACAAGCAACGATATTGGTCTTCTATACTCGGTCACGATGCTTTTAGAAGAGTTATGGGACTACTATTTTTAATAGGTTCAATTGCTTGTTTTACGGCTTTCTATTTGTCGTAA
- a CDS encoding T9SS type A sorting domain-containing protein translates to MTKSKRLSFLTVVCFTFSVANCLAQESVNSSGGDLAGSNGSASYSVGQVVYMTYTGSNGSVSEGVQQPFEISEVLGTEDFAGLIKDLKIYPNPTVNDLTLNLTNENDLVLNFQILDANGRVLKDEKILTNETNIAVSSLPSAIYFLKILNQNKEVKTFKIIKK, encoded by the coding sequence ATGACTAAAAGCAAAAGATTATCTTTTCTAACAGTTGTCTGCTTCACGTTTAGCGTCGCCAATTGTTTAGCACAAGAATCTGTAAACTCGTCGGGAGGAGATTTAGCAGGTTCGAATGGTTCAGCTTCCTACTCAGTAGGGCAAGTTGTATACATGACATATACAGGCTCAAATGGGAGTGTGTCAGAAGGAGTACAACAACCGTTTGAAATCTCAGAAGTTTTAGGGACTGAAGATTTTGCGGGATTAATTAAAGATTTGAAAATATATCCAAATCCGACAGTTAATGATTTAACATTAAATTTGACTAATGAGAATGACCTAGTCTTAAATTTTCAAATTCTAGATGCAAACGGAAGAGTATTAAAGGATGAAAAAATTCTTACCAATGAAACAAACATAGCTGTTTCTTCATTGCCTTCTGCTATCTATTTCCTAAAAATATTAAATCAAAATAAAGAAGTTAAAACATTCAAAATCATTAAAAAATAA
- a CDS encoding YggS family pyridoxal phosphate-dependent enzyme, translating to MSIANNINTIKSSLPEQVTLVAVSKTKPVSDLMEAYNAGQRIFGENKIQEMTDKQEQMPKDIEWHMIGHVQTNKVKYMAPFVSLIHGVDSFKLLKEIDKQAAKNNRVIDCLLQMHIAEEETKFGLDTTELDEILKHIQNDNSFLKNIRIIGLMGMATFTENEAQIKKEFLHLSSIFNKHKELKTENFKLETLSMGMSGDYELAISCGSTMIRIGSSIFGSRNHQ from the coding sequence ATGTCAATAGCAAACAATATCAACACTATAAAATCTTCACTTCCTGAACAAGTTACCCTTGTTGCAGTTTCAAAAACAAAACCAGTTAGTGATTTAATGGAAGCATACAATGCCGGACAACGTATTTTTGGAGAAAATAAAATCCAAGAAATGACGGACAAGCAAGAACAAATGCCAAAAGACATTGAATGGCACATGATTGGTCATGTTCAAACTAATAAAGTGAAATATATGGCTCCATTTGTGAGTTTAATTCACGGAGTTGATAGTTTTAAGCTTTTAAAAGAAATCGATAAGCAAGCTGCAAAAAACAATAGAGTTATTGATTGTTTATTACAAATGCATATTGCCGAAGAAGAAACAAAATTTGGTTTAGACACTACCGAATTGGACGAAATTCTAAAACACATTCAAAATGACAATAGTTTTTTGAAAAACATTAGAATTATTGGACTTATGGGAATGGCAACTTTTACAGAAAATGAAGCACAAATTAAGAAAGAATTCTTACATTTAAGTTCAATTTTTAATAAGCATAAGGAACTTAAAACCGAAAACTTTAAATTAGAAACACTTTCAATGGGAATGTCTGGCGATTATGAATTAGCCATTTCCTGCGGAAGTACAATGATTAGGATTGGAAGTAGTATTTTTGGTTCTAGAAACCATCAATAA
- the rho gene encoding transcription termination factor Rho, producing the protein MFDIEVLKEKKLSDLQEIAKEAKVKKYRTLKKEELIYQILDVQAANPDTIKTNEAPKEEPAVEKPKRARVSNPKTQKKAAPPKVAPVKEEKVQIAETKEVEKPTPTKAIKKPENKKDEKEKPALTKEKLVVAKPATPPVIPSEKSNETTPPSKAPIAENSSTAAKSTPLSKNSNHKANQNNPNHPAYKKPATNSPASTKSNFREADYEFDGIIESEGVLEMMPDGYGFLRSSDYNYLASPDDIYLSTSQIRLFGLKTGDTVKGVVRPPKEGEKYFPLVKVLKINGHDPQVVRDRVSFEHLTPIFPKEKFNLAEKGSTLSTRIIDLFSPLGKGQRGMIVAQPKTGKTMLLKEVANAIAANHPEVYMIVLLIDERPEEVTDMQRSVKGEVVASTFDREPQEHVKIANIVLEKAKRLVECGHDVVILLDSITRLARAYNTVQPASGKVLSGGVDANALQKPKRFFGAARNVENGGSLSIIATALTETGSKMDEVIFEEFKGTGNMELQLDRRISNKRIFPAIDLVSSSTRRDDLLLDDTTIHRMWILRKYLADMNPIEAMEFIEKRIKTTRNNEEFLISMNE; encoded by the coding sequence ATGTTTGATATTGAAGTATTAAAAGAGAAGAAACTCTCTGATTTGCAAGAAATTGCTAAAGAAGCAAAAGTTAAAAAGTACCGAACACTAAAAAAAGAAGAATTGATTTATCAAATCTTAGATGTTCAGGCTGCAAACCCCGATACAATTAAGACAAATGAAGCTCCGAAAGAAGAGCCAGCTGTTGAAAAACCTAAAAGGGCTAGAGTTTCAAATCCCAAAACACAAAAAAAAGCAGCTCCTCCTAAAGTTGCCCCTGTAAAGGAAGAAAAAGTTCAAATAGCAGAAACAAAAGAAGTTGAAAAACCAACTCCAACTAAAGCTATTAAGAAACCTGAAAATAAAAAGGACGAAAAAGAAAAACCTGCTTTAACTAAAGAGAAACTAGTCGTAGCGAAACCAGCTACTCCACCAGTTATTCCTAGCGAAAAAAGTAATGAAACTACACCTCCTTCTAAGGCTCCAATTGCCGAAAACAGTAGTACAGCTGCAAAATCAACTCCACTTTCAAAAAACAGCAATCACAAAGCCAATCAAAACAATCCGAATCATCCAGCTTATAAAAAGCCCGCAACTAATAGTCCTGCGTCTACTAAAAGTAATTTTAGAGAAGCAGATTATGAATTTGATGGAATTATTGAAAGTGAAGGTGTTTTAGAAATGATGCCTGATGGTTATGGTTTTCTTCGTTCTTCAGATTATAATTATTTAGCATCTCCTGATGATATTTACCTATCTACCTCTCAAATTCGTTTGTTTGGGTTAAAAACAGGTGATACTGTAAAAGGAGTAGTTAGACCCCCAAAAGAAGGTGAAAAGTATTTCCCTTTAGTAAAAGTATTAAAAATTAACGGTCATGATCCACAGGTTGTAAGAGATAGAGTTTCATTTGAACACCTTACTCCTATTTTTCCAAAAGAGAAGTTCAACCTTGCAGAAAAAGGAAGTACTTTATCTACTCGAATTATAGATTTGTTTTCTCCATTAGGAAAAGGACAAAGAGGTATGATTGTTGCTCAACCAAAAACAGGTAAAACAATGTTACTTAAAGAGGTGGCAAATGCAATTGCTGCAAACCATCCTGAAGTGTACATGATTGTTTTACTTATTGATGAAAGACCTGAAGAGGTTACTGATATGCAACGTAGTGTTAAAGGTGAAGTTGTTGCTTCAACTTTTGACAGAGAACCACAAGAACATGTTAAGATTGCTAATATCGTTTTAGAAAAAGCAAAACGTTTAGTAGAGTGTGGACATGATGTTGTAATTCTTCTAGATTCGATTACTCGTTTAGCAAGAGCTTACAATACTGTTCAACCCGCTTCTGGAAAAGTATTAAGTGGTGGTGTAGATGCAAATGCTCTGCAAAAACCAAAACGTTTCTTTGGAGCTGCTCGTAATGTAGAAAATGGTGGTTCTTTAAGTATCATTGCAACTGCATTAACTGAAACTGGTTCAAAAATGGACGAAGTTATCTTTGAAGAATTTAAAGGAACTGGTAACATGGAATTACAATTGGACAGAAGAATTTCCAACAAGCGTATTTTCCCTGCTATTGACTTAGTATCTTCTAGTACACGTAGAGATGATTTACTACTAGATGACACAACTATTCATAGAATGTGGATTTTACGTAAGTATTTAGCAGACATGAACCCTATTGAAGCAATGGAATTTATTGAAAAAAGAATTAAAACGACTCGAAATAACGAAGAGTTTTTGATTTCAATGAATGAATAA
- a CDS encoding HPF/RaiA family ribosome-associated protein — MQIQINTDKNIDGNSRLVNFYTSELEKELARFDDKITRIEVHFGDENSEKFGKNDKRCLIEVRMAKKDPLAVTDHADTIEKAFHGALKKVKKVMQSTFEKIREA, encoded by the coding sequence ATGCAAATTCAGATTAACACAGACAAAAACATAGATGGAAACAGTAGATTAGTAAATTTCTATACTTCAGAATTAGAAAAAGAATTAGCTCGTTTCGATGATAAAATTACTCGAATTGAAGTGCATTTTGGTGATGAAAATAGTGAGAAATTTGGTAAAAACGACAAACGTTGTCTAATTGAAGTTAGAATGGCAAAAAAAGATCCATTGGCTGTAACCGATCATGCAGATACAATTGAAAAAGCATTTCATGGAGCACTTAAAAAAGTAAAAAAAGTAATGCAATCTACTTTTGAGAAAATAAGAGAAGCATAG
- a CDS encoding DUF4293 domain-containing protein — translation MIQRIQTLYMILSAAITAGLPFVFFLWKEVGNDTPIFFTSSNLYMILFGLVSLITLISVFIFKKRQMQFVLNRLAMIFNFILLGFFVYRTLSLSGEAEVSEKGIGVFLPAISIVLLVLANRAIKKDEDLVKSVDRLR, via the coding sequence ATGATTCAAAGAATTCAAACATTATATATGATTCTTAGTGCAGCTATTACAGCTGGATTACCTTTTGTTTTCTTCTTATGGAAAGAAGTAGGTAATGATACACCAATATTTTTCACGTCTTCGAATTTATATATGATCCTTTTCGGATTAGTTTCGTTGATTACATTAATTAGTGTATTTATTTTTAAAAAGCGACAAATGCAATTTGTTTTAAACAGATTGGCAATGATATTTAACTTTATTTTACTAGGATTTTTTGTGTATCGAACACTAAGCTTATCCGGAGAAGCGGAAGTTTCTGAGAAGGGTATTGGGGTTTTTCTTCCTGCAATTTCTATCGTTTTACTTGTTTTGGCTAACAGAGCAATTAAAAAGGACGAAGATCTCGTAAAATCTGTGGATCGATTGCGATAA